One Aegilops tauschii subsp. strangulata cultivar AL8/78 chromosome 7, Aet v6.0, whole genome shotgun sequence genomic window carries:
- the LOC109732200 gene encoding ubiquitin-like protein ATG12, translating to MAADTNHKKVVVNFQSVANAPKLRQSKFKIGGNEKFARVIEFLRRQIHQDTVFLYVNSAFSPNPDELISDLYNNFGIDGQLVVNYASSMAWG from the exons ATGGCCGCCGACACCAACCACAAGAAGG TCGTGGTGAACTTCCAGTCGGTCGCCAACGCGCCGAAGCTGCGGCAGTCCAAGTTCAAG ATTGGTGGAAATGAGAAATTTGCGAGGGTGATTGAATTTCTTCGCCGCCAAATTCACCAGGACACAGTG TTTCTCTATGTGAATAGTGCATTTTCGCCGAATCCAGATGAGTTGATATCTGATTTATACAAT AACTTTGGAATCGATGGGCAGCTGGTGGTCAATTACGCATCATCCATGGCATGGGGGTAA